The region atccaCCCCAGGAAAACGGGGAGTGATTTCGGAGACGACTGAGAGAGAGCTCATGCATACGGAGGAAACCTCACGGACGAAACTTCAAAGTCCCGGATTCACGTGAGCGTATCAATACCGCCAAAAGCCTCTCTCTAAACCAAGACGGGATCACCCCAGACGGGCGATTAGGCGTGTACGGTGCTCGCCAGACACAGGGGGGGCAGCGCCAGGGTTGAACGGCCCCGCAGCGGGCTAAAGACGGAAGAACGCGGCCACGTGAATTCCGGCCCTTtttgttttctccattttcggacttatatttttttcctttttttcccggttttcctttttgaatttttttggaaaagaaaGCACTGGTCTGTGCTGGACCATTGAaatgtgccctgaaggcacctaaagaaaaaaaagaataaataaaaataattttcacaaaattcacaaaattcacaaattcgactctctctccctctctctctctctctctctcgctctcgctctctctctctctctctctctctctctctctctctctctctctctctctctctctctcatccagcATCGCACCacactgtatgcatgtattAAATTTAAGATATaggcaaacaaataaaaaaacaggtttctcCGTCAGCCGATCTGATATGTAAAGACATGTATTCACACATAGAGGGCAGCGTAACACAAAAGATTGTATTTACTGAACTTGTAGGCCTATTGGTTAGTTTCATTTTCAGGCTACTTCCAGTTCCCACTGCGAGGGATACGAGCTTGACAGGTTTCAACGCTTTTCCAACCTCCAGGTAAGCAAAGTCTTATTTTATAACTCAATAGTCGATACATTGGACGGCATTGTGGAGGAACTTAGTGATTATATTTCCATTGGGCGACTCGGATGTGGTTCGTGAACCATATCAACTATTGGCTAGTTGACATAAATATAAATTCGTTACTTTCGCTGAGcagatttatgtattttttttattcgaATCTTTTTAATTTATAGCCTACGAATCACCACAGTTAACACAATGTGTCTTTGCTGCACGTGTATTCGTCTTTTGTATATTTCTGTAAAGCGGGATTATCATAGGCTACACGACGTGGCGAATAATTTTGTACAAAATATCCTGCCGCTGGACTATTTGGTGGTCAACTCAAACGATAGCATTTGCTCTTAAATTTGTAAACACATAGAATACCAACATTGTCCTCAGCTTTAATAACTCTTATATTCAAAAACACAGTTTCAGCTATCACTGTAACTAGTGTAATGTTTGTCCTTACTTGTTCGTCAGCTAATagcaaatattgattgaatagGATACCGTGCAGCTTGTTCAGTGTGACAAACCAGCAAACGCTGGACACGGTTGAGGTTACATAATGTACATAAGTTCTATTGTACTATTACTATTACCTGGACATGATTACTACTTAAACAGCACCCGAAAATGATATGCAGATATCCCTGATACAAATCTGCCAACACTATGAATTTGTTTTAAACAACACAGTCAACATTAGGCCACCACACAAAATAAGAACCGTAAATTAACTGCTACTCATTTCTAATCCTTTTCCCTTATGCCACATTTTGGGGTGCCGCAGAAATTATTTACAGAGTGCCTTGGGCCTAACCGCTACTCTAgagactgatgtgtgtgtgatcccaggagatcagcagtttctgaaatacacagaccaccccgtctggcactaacaatcaggtcaaagtcacttagatcacatttcttccccattctgatgtttggcctgaacaatgactgaacctcttaaccatgttcacatgcttttatgcattgcgtTGCTGCCACTTGATTGGCAGACTCGATATTAAGAAGTTGGTGTATAGGTCAACATActgtaataaagtggtcactgagtgcatatgttCAGATACAAGGATATTTTTAACTGTTCAAAAGGTGTCCTAAAGAAACTTGATAAGTGGATATTAATGTTGGATATGGAAGTATATagttaagtaaataaatacataaatagtaAATAGTTGAATACAGAGTGCTTAATAAGCACATATCAACCTCTAACCAACATTACAAAAACAGGCTGTAAAAATCAGAAATAATCATTTAGTCTAACGCTTTGAGAGGTCAAGGGAACTCAAGGGGGAGGTTAATGGACGGGCAACGCTCACCCATCTGGACTCATTGAAATATATAAgagaaaaacgcacacacaccagaacatgCAACTTTTGTAGCAGTAATGACATACTTTCAGCCATAATAATGATATCTTCCACCCTTCACATGTTACCGAAAACAGTTCTACTTCTTGCCATTTCAAttccacagacatgcagacattgGAATCCATACTTTTGCTCTGGCTTTATCCTTCTCTGCATcggcctctgtgtgtgccttACTCACAgcaatgtttgtgtgcgtgcgtgagtgtgagtgtgtgtgtgtgagtgtgtactctGTATGAAAGAATCAAGTAGCGTGTCTGCATTTGTCGCTGCGCTGGATTAAATTAACGATTCACAGAATAtgctattttctttttcctttggcAATTGAATTTTCCCGCTAAATGCGCTTGtgaagaaaacaattacattccCCTGCGGAATGAATGCTTCCGTCTCCAGCGCTATAGATCTGAACCTGTGGCAATGTGTTTCTAGTGCTTCATTAAGGGGGTAGAAAGCAACGATGGCAACGCCTTCAGAGGCATCGCTGATGATGATGACCCCAGGGCGGCAAAGACCGGTGTGACAGAAACTACCCAGGAGATCATAGCATACGACCACCCCACTGCGCCTACCGTCCGTTTGTGGGACTTTCCGGGCATCGGGACGCCCACTTTCCAACCTCAGCGTTATCTGGAGGACGTGGGGCTGACCAAGTACGACTTCTTCATCATCGTGGCGTCAGAGCGCTTCAgggagtgtcatgtgacacTGGCCAGCTGCGTGGCGCAGGCAGGGAAGAAGTTCTACTTTGTGCGCAACAAGGTGGACAACGACCTGGAGGCCTCCGCCCGGGGGAGGGGGCGTATGGGCTTGAGCGAAGAGGCCGTTTTGAGGGAGATACGAGACGACTGTAAGGCTGGCTTGCAGAGGACCGGGGCGGGGCAGCCCCAGGtcttcctgctctcctgcttcCAGCCGCAGAGCTTTGACTTCGGCCTGCTGCACGAGACCCTGGAGAGGGAGCTGGAGGATCATAAGAGGCACATCTTCCTGCTGGGGCTGCCCAACCTCACCGCTGCCTTGCTGGAGAGGAAGCAGCAGGCGCTGGCCGGGAGCGTGTGGCAGACGGCGATGGCGGCTTGTCTGAGTGCTGCGACACCAGGGGGGCGCTGTTCACAGCAGCGTGCCCATGCTTATGAGCACCCTGCAGTCCTTCCAGCGTAGCTTCGGCTTGGACACCAACTCCCTGCTCCGGTTGGCCAACATGACGGGAAAATCCTATCAGGTAACCATAGCTCAAAGCTCGATCCTCTTctttactcatttatttctcCCTTTATATAACCAGGTgagtctcttttacaagggagccctggccaagggaggagcaagcagagatTACCACATGAAATTCAATAGAatacaaaagcacaacacaattacacattaattacacaattacatGACTCTTATTCATGCCATTGACTCTAAAACATGGCAAAACCCAGCTATGCATTTATTGTTTGGATACAGTATTTCCCTGAAGTCTATTGTTGTCTACTACTACTTCTTGCTTTTATTTCTTGCTCCTTCCTGCTAAAATGTCATTTGTTACGGCACTTGTAGCTTGTAGCATCCTGTTATTTAGTTtgaacaccaaaagacccgaaCTCTGATCATTTGTAATGTGTATTTCCCATTTCCCCCCAATTTCATGAGCATGGAACATAGCTCATTACCTGCGGTGTTTATTTTATACGGTGTTCACCGTGTCTTTTGCTTATTGTTTCCCGTCTCCTCCACCGACGGCACCTCTGACTGCACTCTCACCCTTCTGCAGGAGCTCTACGGAGAGGTGCGCTCCACCTCCGGCAGGGAGCTCTCAATGCAGACTGTGGAGGGCATGCTGTCCCAGGTGGCATTGGGCCAGCAGGTCCTGTCGGGTCTGCTGGAGAGTCGGATCCCGGTGCTGGGCAACATCATCTCAGGGGGCGTCTCCTTCATGGCCTCGTACAGCCTACTGAAGTCTGCCATCAAGGACCTGCGTGAGGACGCCGAGAGAGTGATGCACAGAGCTCTGGTTGGGGCAGACGACACCCGAGAGGACGTTCCGGATCCAGGATATTTTTATGCGGACTAAGGGAGCCAAATGTGACCCCGGGGATTTGGCTGGGTGATGCTGGGAGGGGAAACCTACAGAGGACTATGTATTAAAACTGCTAATGGCATGCGGATTGAATTAGCCCTGCACATTGTTGTACAGCAATAAATGATCATGAACACAGACATTTTCCAGCGTCGACTTTGTCTTTGGTCATCCGGCATTTGATGTCACTGAGGCAGTTAAAAAGTGTTTTCAAAGAGACTTTTGTTGTTTGGCTTCAGTGTTACatgctgtacatacagtagtacaTGTAGTCCAACCACTTTCACTGGTCTTTTCTTTTCTGACTGGCCCGTGGAACCAGTTCTGTCAGCAAAGGGTCAAAGCAAGAATGTGGCTTTTGTATCTGTTTCCTCTTGTGATGTCATTGTGGATAGGGCTGTCAGACTACTGGAGTAGGGAAAAAACTTTtcttaattgtaaaaaaaaaaaaggaaaaaagatcAATACAAGTACAATAGTGCTAAGACAGGCTGCCGAACTGAAACTGAACTGTTTAGTCTCCAAAAGCCAGAGAAAAGAGGTGGGTCTTCAGATGGGATTTAAGTGTTGGAATAGTGGAGGCAGTTCTGACATGGAGTGACAGAGCGTTCCACAGCTTCGGGGCAGCCACTGAAAAGTTTAAGCCACAAACGTGGAACTGATGAGAGTAGTTGGGTAGAGGATCTGAGCAATCTGGAGCTGGAGcatataaagtgctcactgagtgtataagaataaaaacaacaagACTCTCAATGCCAGTGCGTAGGCTAGTATGGAATGATAATGAATTATTTCACTTTGGCAATGAGGTTCAAACCGATCTTTCATTACTTtatgaaacaaatattttcaggaAATCTAACGGTCAAACGCATCAATCCGGTGCACTTTGGAAGGCTTCACATTCGGGATACAGATAGCTTTACTCATTGTTCCTGGAAATACTATTTAAACCATTGTAACCTTATTCTGGGGGTGTCCCCTGTCACCAGGAAGCAGGGAGAACAGGGGGCAGAGCACACCACAGACGTTAGACACTAGGGTAGAAAGCTTCAGCAGAAGCCTAAAAATCACAAACTGCACCTATCTTTATCCTTGCTTCAGTAAAATCTATTCcactacatttataaaaaatgtatcagaaatgtaacatttgattacatcagaaatgtaagtgcatcattctgaccaggtgtttagtatcgctgcggactttcctctagacgcagtaacgttgatttttaagttgctcatttgaacagcaaggatTAGGGCTTGAGCAagtttgtttgtctattacctgttaatcacttctactggttgtatacctgtagagtgattgaacatttgtcttaaatagcttaaatagctgtggaatttatcagtagattaactttgatttgatattgcttgtgagcaattgtaggcgatttaaataggcaTGCTCAGACACTAGCGTCGCTctgtcccagtttgtgatgttatgtttcaccccatcccagtctgctctctccctcgaagaccccccctgcgacgtgggcctccacggcgtcggaacccctcgaacctcagctaccccccgctgaccccctgtgaggactttgctgtcacagggggactatggaactgccagtctgccactcggaaggctgacttcatccctgcctatgcctccctccagtccctgcaattccttgccctcacggagacctggatcacacctgacaactccgccactcccgctgccctctcatcctccttctccttctcacacactccccggccttccggccgtggcggtggtactggtcttttaatttccccctcatggaaattctctgttctccccctctctgacctgtccatatccacttttgaattccattctgttgcagtatcctaccctactaaccttttcaatgcagttatctaccatcctccagggcccctgggaaacttccttgatgagatagacacccttctcagctccttccctgaggatggcaccccactgattctccttggagacttcaacatccacctagaagcctcccaggctgctgccttcctaccgctaatccactcctccggcctctccctgcaacactctcctccaacccacaaggcgggcaatgtcctagaccttgtctttgtgaggaactgctcatgctctgatttcatggttacccctctgcatacatctgatcaccacttcatctcattctccctccctcttcctccccatcctcctccccctccccccacccacacttcctcagcccgccgtaacctccactctctctcaccttcttcctttgccagcaccgtcaccgcctcactcccccctctcgaatccttcttcaaactccccactaactctgcatctgctaccctcctttcatctctctcctccgcctttgactctctctgtccccctgtctcaaagccacctcgcacatcccctcccagtccttggatatctgacaccctccgtacctccagggccagcctccgcgcagcggagaggaagtgggggaaatccagagacgcttcagacctcacgacttaccagtctctcctggcggcattctcttccgctgtcactgccgccaaagcaaaatactatcaaacacaaattcagaactctggtTCTAAcacccggaaacttttctctattttctcctctctcctcaacgcaccgcctcctcctcctcagtcctccttcgctgctgatgactttgctgatttcttcaatgagaaggtcacagtcatccgcagatcctttacaaccaccgcccccctcactgtgcccttccccccctctaggcccatcccttccttttccactttctccccccttacagactctgatgtttctcaactcctactctgccaccgccctacaacctgtgcccttgaccttatcccctcttctcttctccagactatcacaccagacattctcccatttgtcacctcccttatcaactcctccctctcttccggctgttttccagcatccttcaagagggcccacatcactcctctgctaaaaaagcctgctctggatccctccatcatccagaactaccgcccggtatctcttcttcctttcctttctaaaactatagaacgagctgcttctactcaactttcttctttcttttctaacaacaacctgctagacccccatcagtctggcttcagatcaggccactcgacagagactgcgctcctctccgtcagtgagtcactccatgccgcacaagcagcctccttctcctctgtcctcattcttctagatctctctgctgccttcgacactgtggatcaccccatcctcctgtctgcactgtcagcaacgggcatctgtggcacagccctggactggattgagtcctgcctctctggtcgctccttccaggttgcctgggctggttcggtatcgacacctcggcccctcgccagaggagttccccagggttcAGTCCGCTTCTTTTTtgtctttacactcgctcccttggccctgtgatcactgcacatgggctatcctaccactgctacgcggacgatacccaactcttcgtctcgttcccgccgtctgatacacaggtttcagcccgtatctctgcttgcctgagggacatccagagctggatggacaaccaccatctaaagctcaacgcaggcaagactgaaatgatattcatccctgctaatacctctcccaatctggatctctccatttccctcggggataccacactcacgccatcacccagtgcaaggaacctcggcgtggtgatggacagcagactgtccctttccgagaacattgcggcggtgacccggtcttgcaggttcttcctatacaacatacggagaatccgcccctttctcaccccctactcgacccagctcctggtccaggcgatggttctgtcccgcctggactactgcaattccctcttggctggcctcccagcgtccgccatcagacccctccaactcatccagaatgcagcagctcgtctggtcttcaaccaaatactcacacgtcacccccctgcttacttccctccactggctgcctgtcatggctcgcatcaaattcaaaacattggtgctagccttccaagcagttaaagggtcttccccagcttatctactaaaaatcatcagaccctacacccctgccagacctcttcgttcagcctccacaggccgcttggcacctccccctctccgaacctccacctcacgctcacgactactgtctgttctggctccactgtggtggaccgaactcccagttgaggtcagaactgtagaatctctccccaccttcaagcgcaagctgaagacacacctcttcaagcagcacctctccccatccctccctacctccctgtgaaccttaattgttgtctctgtgacttgctttgtgtatcggtatttttagttggctaggtaagctgtgtttggataattaactttggtcacttttgctctgtttgtttgtttgtttgttccaaaaaaaataaaataaaaaaataaaaattggccctcgtccttatctttgttgtacaggtagcagttgaaattgtacttccctctagggtctttcagcgaacttatccctggttatgggtatgcactttgttgtacgtcgctctggataagagcgtctgtcaaatgccaataatgtaatgtaatgtaacagattGCAAGTACTGATTACTCACTAACACCCTAACTAGCGAATAGGCTAGGTGAATGTGCATTCCAGTGTCTGGTTTACTGATGCGCATATCAATCATTTCTAGGCTGCAGTAACAAGGTAcaaggaaatgccttacctgttgGTGGTTCGTGTTCCTCCCTGTTTCGGTATGCAAGTTCCTGTTTGACTTCAAggtatgttgcagtttgctctgttactTGCAGCCACGTAATGTTGAGAATTTGATGAGAAGCCTGATGAGAATTTTTATTGTAGGTCGCCATAGATGACACGATAGTACACGTGCATAGCCTattgaggtatttattttaatctatcTTCTTTACGGTATGAGTAGGAAAGCATTTAGCTTCCAAGGTAATGTTGTTGTTAAAATGCGCTACAATATTGTGTTTTCCAGAACGCCACACTGCCTGTGCActaacaaatgtttttctgccattacaggacattgctagctgctgttttgctgACATTAGGGGCGTTAGGGGcgttaggggcgacatggctcaggcagtaagagcagtcgtctggcagtcggagggttgcccgttcgatcccctgcccgggctgtgttgaagtgtccctgagcaagacacctaacccccaaatgtgtgtgtatgaatgggtgaatgagaagcatcaattgtacagcactttggataaaggcgctatataaatgccaaccatttattagAAATTCGTGTGTATCGCGTAGGCTCATTAAAGAGCTGAGGAACGTGGATAGCGGGGCGCCAGTTCTATTAATACGCCGGTAATGGCTACGTGGagcgtttgtgtttttaaaccttttccctgggattccatatttatttctaGTTTTAATATTCGTACTAttgacaaaccaactgttgatcgagttggggctttggggcGGCTTACTGTTTACGtttgcagtgcgtggtttggaATCTGGTTTGGCGTGGAGGTCGCTAGGGCGCCATCGAAAGTGGGGCTGTTCTTTTACTGtatgttgtagtgtgtgtgtgagtgtgtgtgtgtggaagtagaatatttgattcaccgtgtccgtatctcaccgatttacagtgcatgtgtatgtctgctggcaTCTTCACGAGTGAGTGACCTTTCGGTTCCACTTCCACGGACCCGTACCCACATGCATCCAGTAGTGCCCCTTAGCGGCAGGGAAGACCTGctcattttataattttggggatcctgtgggtttttgtgtgggttgtttgtttttactgtgtttttagGATTGTAATTAATAAACTCTGTCTTATTATTGAATCcacgtctctgcttgttcatttagttgaacacacctatgtggggattgatcaccaATCCTCGATTCTGacaaactatttccttgggcgtaattcccaaggtggcgtgaTCGAGTGGTGTTATGACAGGTCACATTCATTTCAGATACGATCAGCTGCAGCGTTGTTTGCGTGTAATGGCATCCGGAGAAACCGGCATCATTATTCTGAATAGGGAGCCATAATAGATTATTGCTATTTTAGTATTTGAACAAATAATAATGTCAGCAAATTGCAGTAAATTGTTATAGGCTATTTAAAAAGCAGCAGGGGTATTTTCACCAGGGAATCTTCAACCGGGAGAGAAGACTGTGTGACCATGCACAGGAACTAAAATTGTAGTGAGTGCGGGCATATGCGCGCGAGTTGCTGTGATATAGTAGGACTATTACATTGTGTTACAGGGATCCCGTGAATGTAGTTGCTCTAGATTCTGACAACTATCTGAATTTAAAGAAGTGGGTGCACACGTCAACATTAATGCATATAACCTTCAACATGTGGCCTAGACTAAAGACTGATCTCGATTAATGAACACAACTGGGTTCTCTGCCATAGTGTGAAGGCTACAAGTACGCCTATTGGGTagttataatgtattatttcactTTCGCCATGCGTTTTAATGTGACCCAAATAAGTGCAGTTTCCCCTCGTCACCCATGGTATGCGCTAGAACATAAAAGACGGAAACATGACCTAAAGTGCGTATTGAGTGAACTTAAATCGACAGAAGAGCTGCATTAGGTAAGTTTATCAAATAATTACCCAATTGCAGCCCTGTATTTACAGAGGACCAcgtattttacattttgcagtTGAAATAAGTGATTGATAATCACACATCAATACCAAAAAGTTAAATGCCATTAGACGTCTGCAAATACCTTCATAggtatttttttgaaaaatactgGGCTATTACAAAATGCATAGGCTACAGGACAGTTTGTAAGTATTTAGACATtggcatttttttgttgttattttacaCGGGCAGACTGGATTTGAAATTCAACATGGAAACGATGTTAAGTGTAGGCTGTCAGTGTTGATATGAGGCCATGTGCATCAATATTGGGAgaaccatgtaggaatgacAGCCCTTTTTTATACAGAGTTCCCTCATttaaggggaccaaaagtaattggacaattggcagCTCAGTTTTTTCTGGGCTAGCTGTGGGTCATTgtatcattagttcatgcacaaagCTAAGAAAAGGTAAACGGTTGATTCTCGGtatggaatttgcatttggagtttgttgctgttgtcacTCAACATGACAACCAAATAAGTCAATGCAACTAAAGCACAGGCTTAAAAAtcagtgtatgtacagtgggctccagaattattaacacccttgataaatatgcagttATGGACATACGCTTTATTTCTAACAAGGGTAAAGTAGTGTGCCAACagttccaacatgtgtaaagtcttacatttaaaaaaatgcccagaaaacaggtttcacaattattagcacccctggttaaatactttgtgcaaacaaccctggcaaagatgacaaccatgagtattttcctataatctgtgataaggttagagaacacattctgAAGGATTTTTGAACATTCCTcaatgcagaacctttcagaatcatttataTCCTTGGGTATAAATGACCACAggttttgatgggatttaagccTGGGgaatgagatggccattgcagaacacatgttgttttcacttaacaaTTTATgtttggattttgatgtatgtttggagtgatTTCCCGCTGGAAAATCTCCCAaaaaccaagtctcagcttcctagcagagacaatcAGATTTTCTCCTGGTACTTGTGcctctggaccactggcagcaataCATCTCCCCAGCATCAATGACCCACATATTTAACAGTAAGTACTGTATGAGGTGGTTCTCTTTCTATGCATTATGCAAACtccagtataaaaatgaggtaagaagcaagcaaaatccctttgtcaactaTCAGCACAAGAAAATCCAAAGAAGTCAATTCAGAAGCTACAGATGGTAAATTACTTtcacaagtcgggtaatgggtacaaaacatacataaacggttaaacatgaCTCAacggcaaaatggaatgtacACAAGAAGAAGCAGCTCATATCTACTATCAGATAtggtgtaggggaaaattcacagaacaaaagatctccctcctaaaagtcaaaatcagactccacctcagtgagcaggctggttcttccaaaactctcgacgatgtatgataaaagtgtatcaatatatccatattaaagtatgatatataccctgtatagtttcaaactgattaactgctaaattgtgctagaattaggAGTAACCCATATGTAACCGGAGTTTAataaagcagccagctggcGACAGCTGCAGACAGTCAAGGACAGGACAGTGGGCAGAGCGAGATATGCCTATACAGCtggtttctccgggactctTAATGAttcatgccagaagtgtatctataggTAAGtggcttataatcaatatatcacatgtacgctgcttgttatccaatcaaatgaacctagaacattaattacagctgagcttatgaaaacgcaagaaaccacagtgaaaactgttgaaatgagagcaaagaatgcaacgtacatttactcacttagaagagaatattaatcaaatgtttagtatgtctgtatattagaaaagaatattagaacagaatattaatcaaatgtttagtatgtctatattttcaatgattactgctgcttagtgcATTTTAgaaaagtgacccatatgtggaaaaatacagagtgacgtgtatgctCAGAAAAAACCATGGATGACGTGTGTTTTAGAGGCAGTTTGCGAGGGTGGGGGCGTCCTGAACTTTATAGAGATTTGGCAGAGCATGACTGAACTTTGTACACAGTAGGCAGAGCATGAGGACTTTGgccgatttgccacaatgatgtcTGCACCTGTTGGGGGGGTGGAGTtgtgggaggagttaagataagaacagtgtgggtgatttgccaccatggggtttgaggaggagttgtaggaggagtaactgtgtataaaatgggtgtaaaaatgacagtccagGTCCATGTTTATGAAAAACCTGGTCCagctttatgcacttgtgctaaataaagtctgattttcctgaagagcttgctgccgtggtgacaaattggagatttggactctgtcgtttcctagacattACAATGGCAGTGGCAGGGTTCCCACAGGTCCTTGAAATCCATGAAAACTTGTgaatttgagggaaaaaaatcctTGAAAGTTTTTGAAAATAGACATTGGTC is a window of Conger conger chromosome 1, fConCon1.1, whole genome shotgun sequence DNA encoding:
- the LOC133127553 gene encoding interferon-inducible GTPase 5-like translates to MLMSTLQSFQRSFGLDTNSLLRLANMTGKSYQELYGEVRSTSGRELSMQTVEGMLSQVALGQQVLSGLLESRIPVLGNIISGGVSFMASYSLLKSAIKDLREDAERVMHRALVGADDTREDVPDPGYFYAD